From the Alphaproteobacteria bacterium genome, the window GTACATTCAAAATCGCTTCTCGCCCCTCGATGTCTGGCAAGCCAACAGTCACTTGTCGATCAAATCGGCCAGGCCTTAAAAGTGCTTTATCAAGGACATCCGCCCGGTTGGTCGCAGCAATGACAATCACGCCTTCGTTATCGTTGAATCCATCCATTTCAACCAACAGCTGGTTTAGCGTCTGCTCGCGCTCATCATGGCCACCGCTAAAGCCGCCACTACCTCTTTGACGCCCCACAGCATCAATCTCATCGATAAAAATAATGCACGGGGCGCTTTTCTTCGCCTGCTCAAACATACTTCGCACCCGGCTGGCACCAACACCAACAAACATTTCAATAAAGTCAGATCCTGAAATGGAAAAGAACGGTACCTTGGCTTCTCCCGCAATCGCACGGGCCAGAAGTGTTTTCCCGGTTCCAGGGGGACCCACCATCAAAACACCCTTGGGAATTTTCCCGCCAAGACGCTCAAACTTGGGAGGATCTTTCAAAAACTCAATAATTTCCTCAACCTCTTCTTTGGCCTCTTCCGCGCCAGCCACATCCTTAAAGGTCGCTCTTTTTTTCCTCTCATTCATCAACTTCGCTTTTGAACGACCAAACCCCATTCCTTTGGCGCCGCCTTGCATTTGAGAAAAGGCATAAATCAAAAACCCGATAAAAATAACAGTGGGCAAATAGCTCAACAGAATTTGCCATACGGAAGTGCTTTCTTGTTGTAGCGGCTCTGCTTTGACTTGTACGCCTTTATCGGCCAAAGCCGTTCCCACTTCTGAGTTGTAGGGGATACGTGTACTAAAGGGCTGCCCATCCGATGTTGTGCCGGTCACAACATTGCCGCGCATTAACACGTCGCGAACACGCTGGGCATCAACCATTTTCTTAAAGTCTGTATAGCTGATATCTGTTTTTTTTGCGGGTATATTATAGCTTTCCATCGCCACAAGCCCCAGAAAAAGTGAAGCCAGAAGAAGAAGGAAGTAGATAAAATTGCGATTATTTTTCATGTCTTTAAACCTTTAAATTTGGTCATGCCCAAATACGTTATACTAAAGAGCTGTGGGTTAAAATTCAAGTGAGGAACGGAGACGATGCCAGTTTTTTTATAAATCACCGGCAGTGTAGAAATTACCTTATCAGATGCCTTCAAAAAGTCAAGATCAAAACCCGTAATTCCATTTATTTTTAAGTATTGAATAGGAGAAACATAATACTCATTTTTATCCATATTATTTTTTATTTTAATGCTAAAGCGATGGTCCCAGATCATGGAGGGAGACGTTAGTTTCATCACCGGCGGAATCTGTGCATATTCACGATAAAACCATACTTTTTTGAAGCAATGCAGGTCCACCAAACACCCCTGGAGGGTATGGCACGTCTGTCGTCCAGACAGAATCATCTGCTGTAAACGCGCCAGTCTCTTCAGGCGCATAGGTTGGGCATTGCCGGAAACGCTCTGCAAAATATCCGTTAAAACCCTCAGTTGGATCTCCGCTGGATAACTTTCAAAAGCTGCTCGATCAAGGCAAGCATAGCCAAGCTCCTGCATCTTTGTACTTTCCTGCAGGGCCTTGTTCCGATAATGATCCATCGCCTCTTCAGCCCGTCTTATTTTCATCAAGGCCGTTGCAAAATCATGCTTTTCTTCTGGTTTAATCAGGCCGTCTAAAACCTTTCGCCAGCGCACGCGGGTGTAATGCCAATCCTCATTACTGGGATCGATAATTGGCGCCAAGGATACTGCAGTGCAAAGCGCTTCTAGTACCGATTTTTCAACAGTCAAAAAAGGTCTGACACAGGTGACATCCCCCCTTTTTTGCAGCAGGGACATCCCGCGCAATCCCGTCAGACCTGATCCTCGGAACAGCCGCATGAAGACCGTTTCGATTTGATCATCCAAATGATGGCCTAAAAAAAGGTAACGGGCCTGATGCTGACGGCAATACTCTGTCAGCAAGGCATAGCGAGCCTGGCGTGCTTTTTCCTGAAGGCCAGTTTTCAGGGGCGAATGGTGCCATTGAAGGATATCGCACGTTAATCCCATCTCTTGAAGCAGTTTTTGCAAATCCAAAACCTGCGCCGAAGATTCGGGTCTCAAGGCATGGTCAACATGAACCAATCGAACCGTCAGGCTGCGGGCTTTTGCCCAAGCAAAAATCAGAAAAGAAAGAATCAGGCTATCCGGCCCTCCTGAAACAGCCACAACAACCGTTTGGGTCTCAAAAGGAATCAGCTTATTAAACGTCGGGATCACCCTCTGACATAAGTTCTGAAAGAGCGGGTTGCTTAAAAGGTGAGTAAGTTTATGCACCACACTTTAATTTTTTCTCCTCTTTTTCGGCAATATGCTTATGCGTTGCGCTCAGAGGAATTTTTGAATTTCTTAATTTTTCATAGGTTTTACAAGCTTCGGTTTTTCTATCCAGAGCCCCGAGACTCATTGCTAATTTCAAAAGGATATCATTCACCTTGTGGGAAGATTCATTCACTTTATACCCTTTCAAGAACGTCTTAGCCGCCTCAACATAATTCTTTTCTATGAAGTATGTTTCGCCCAGCCAATAATAGGCAGAGGGCGCCAAGGTGTGATTGGGATAGGTTTCAACAAAAGTCTGTAAATCGAGGCGCGCTTGCTTATAGTTTCCCTGGGCAATTAAAGAGCTTATTTTTTGATACTGCTGCTCGGCCTCACTTATTTCAGGCTTTGAGGGAGCCTCTTGGCTGGCGGCCACCTCCGCTGTTTTACCTTTGGGGTCGGGTGTAACCTGATTGGCCGCAACCACTTTCTTTTCTTGCTCTTGAGTTTCAGCCGCAGGCTTTTGTTCACCTGTAGTGGCCTCTCCCTTTTTCTCAAGCATCTCGGGGGTTGGTTTTTTTACCGCGTCCTTTTCTTTTGACTCTTTTTCTTCAACAGCCGAAACCATCTCTTTTTTTAAAGGCGCCGCCTGTTCTGGCTTTTCCATGGGATTTTTTTGGGCCTCCTGGGGCTTCTCTGCCTCCAGAGGCTTTTTAGCATCCACACCAGGTGCCTCCATTTTCTTTTGATGGTGCTCAAGCTTTTGAACAAGATCCGCTATTTTTTGATGGAGCCTATCGATTTGATGTTGAATTTCCTCCAACTTGCCATACTGATGAACGCTCATTTCATGAATATTTTCAAGCTTACTTAACTTGAGCGTCTCCATCCCTGACGCTGTCGTTGGCGCTGAGGCACTGTAAGTAACCGAATTCTTATTTTTGCTAACAGGGTAATATATTTGCGGCTCAGGATCAGCAGCAAGCAGGGAGGCTCCTAAGCAAGCCAAAAATAGAAGAGAACATCGTTTCATGAGAGACCTAATTTTTCTGATTACCATACCGCCGGCACTGGGAAATTGACAAGGATAATTTGTCATTAAAGTGATGGACTTTCTTCAATCCGCGGCCTCCTTAATCTTCTTTAATCCCGGCCACGTGGCTGTACCGTTTGGCCCTGGATTTTTGACGCGGACTCAAAAAATAGGCCGCTCACGGCGACCCATCTTCACAATCTCAAACGTTTTGAGGTTTTTTATTTATCACCACATTCAATGCGCGTGGTGCTCACCCGGTTCAAAGCCCATGCCATTGGCGTTGATCCCAGAACAACTGGTTTATCTTTACCATAGCTCAGTGTTTGAATGCGGTTGGCATCAACCCCTAAAGCCACAAGGTAATCTTTTGCGGCATTGGCGCGGCGCTCACCCAGGGCCAAGTTGTATTCCCGTGTGCCGCGTTCGTCACACCGTCCTTCAACCACAATCTTTTTCTCAGGATGGGCTTTCAGCCAAGCGGCTTGATCTTTCAGAACTTTTTGTGCATGGCTATCAACCTTGTAGGCATCATATCCAAAGTAAACACTATCACCTGATTCAAAGGCCGAGTCTTCCGTGCTCGCAACCGGTTTGCCATTAACAAAAACGGCGTCATCCTTGGCGTCATTAACATGTTCAACATCGTCTATCATCATTTTTCCGCATTCTTTACCACAGTCACAAGCGGAAAGAAGAAGCAAGGCGATGGCTGCAAAAGAAGTTTTCAATACAGTATTCATCATAAAAGGATCCCCCTAAAATTTTTAACTTAATTTAATAGTAAAAGTATTTTTCATCTATGTAAACATAGATTCTCTATTGTTAACAATAAAAGTGTCTCTGTCAAAGATCCCGATGAAAGACTTTTATGCTTTAATGCAGTAAAAGTGGTGGCTGCCAATAACAGCAACTGTCTTTTGGCCAGCAGCCCATTTGGGCTTAACCTGTTTGGTGTGATAGTGGCTAGCACCGCGGGCTTTAGAGTTTGATCCCGCTAAAGCTGCTTCCATCGCGCGCCATGCAAGCTTATACCCTTTGCTCTGTTTGTTTAATCGAAGCATTTTTTGCCGGTTCGGATCTTTAGGGTTCCAGCAGGAAAATTGTTTTTTGGCCTTGATAACCTTTTCGGCAGAGCAGCCAATGGCCCGCATCCGTGTTAAAACCACCTCAGCAATGGCCACCATCCCATTAAAGGACTGATCCCGGGCTTCTCCCCATATTGTGCGGGTGATTAAGTCTTTTTCGGCATCGTTCAATAAAACGGGAAGTTCTG encodes:
- a CDS encoding cell division protein FtsH, which codes for MKNNRNFIYFLLLLASLFLGLVAMESYNIPAKKTDISYTDFKKMVDAQRVRDVLMRGNVVTGTTSDGQPFSTRIPYNSEVGTALADKGVQVKAEPLQQESTSVWQILLSYLPTVIFIGFLIYAFSQMQGGAKGMGFGRSKAKLMNERKKRATFKDVAGAEEAKEEVEEIIEFLKDPPKFERLGGKIPKGVLMVGPPGTGKTLLARAIAGEAKVPFFSISGSDFIEMFVGVGASRVRSMFEQAKKSAPCIIFIDEIDAVGRQRGSGGFSGGHDEREQTLNQLLVEMDGFNDNEGVIVIAATNRADVLDKALLRPGRFDRQVTVGLPDIEGREAILNVHLEKVPAGDDVNTLTLARGTPGFSGADLANIVNEAALLAARRGRRVVGMTELDAARDKVAMGPEKKSKAMSDEEKKLVAYHEGGHALVGFFLPVKGTINRATIIPRTSGVGGFVETLPDNERHPDTKADLEAHIALSMGGRVAEELIFGKEKVTTGAQSDFRQATSIAHAMVVEFGMSDALGPLNYSDRGMFDQTSIQNVSQETAALINAEVRKFVARGYERAREILEKHIDKLHLFAEKLIEYETLMADEIKTLLTEGTLHREPLTTKPRQKRTSSIDGLAEADAKKEKKPRSDSKPKA
- the tilS gene encoding tRNA lysidine(34) synthetase TilS; protein product: MVHKLTHLLSNPLFQNLCQRVIPTFNKLIPFETQTVVVAVSGGPDSLILSFLIFAWAKARSLTVRLVHVDHALRPESSAQVLDLQKLLQEMGLTCDILQWHHSPLKTGLQEKARQARYALLTEYCRQHQARYLFLGHHLDDQIETVFMRLFRGSGLTGLRGMSLLQKRGDVTCVRPFLTVEKSVLEALCTAVSLAPIIDPSNEDWHYTRVRWRKVLDGLIKPEEKHDFATALMKIRRAEEAMDHYRNKALQESTKMQELGYACLDRAAFESYPAEIQLRVLTDILQSVSGNAQPMRLKRLARLQQMILSGRQTCHTLQGCLVDLHCFKKVWFYREYAQIPPVMKLTSPSMIWDHRFSIKIKNNMDKNEYYVSPIQYLKINGITGFDLDFLKASDKVISTLPVIYKKTGIVSVPHLNFNPQLFSITYLGMTKFKGLKT
- the ygbF gene encoding tol-pal system protein YbgF — its product is MTNYPCQFPSAGGMVIRKIRSLMKRCSLLFLACLGASLLAADPEPQIYYPVSKNKNSVTYSASAPTTASGMETLKLSKLENIHEMSVHQYGKLEEIQHQIDRLHQKIADLVQKLEHHQKKMEAPGVDAKKPLEAEKPQEAQKNPMEKPEQAAPLKKEMVSAVEEKESKEKDAVKKPTPEMLEKKGEATTGEQKPAAETQEQEKKVVAANQVTPDPKGKTAEVAASQEAPSKPEISEAEQQYQKISSLIAQGNYKQARLDLQTFVETYPNHTLAPSAYYWLGETYFIEKNYVEAAKTFLKGYKVNESSHKVNDILLKLAMSLGALDRKTEACKTYEKLRNSKIPLSATHKHIAEKEEKKLKCGA
- the pal gene encoding peptidoglycan-associated lipoprotein — its product is MMNTVLKTSFAAIALLLLSACDCGKECGKMMIDDVEHVNDAKDDAVFVNGKPVASTEDSAFESGDSVYFGYDAYKVDSHAQKVLKDQAAWLKAHPEKKIVVEGRCDERGTREYNLALGERRANAAKDYLVALGVDANRIQTLSYGKDKPVVLGSTPMAWALNRVSTTRIECGDK